The following proteins come from a genomic window of Musa acuminata AAA Group cultivar baxijiao chromosome BXJ1-7, Cavendish_Baxijiao_AAA, whole genome shotgun sequence:
- the LOC135678558 gene encoding uncharacterized protein LOC135678558, with the protein MTNTAMEEDPHSNVSSSRDRYAEFMKDSCCARYFLGPNPSIARFVYALIFLVTCLLAWTVRDYGRNALSELERLKGCHGARYCLGAEGVLRVSFGCFLFFFVMFLSTMGTKKLEDSRNLWHSEWWPAKIIIWIVSMVVPFFIPSAFIQLYGKFAHFGAGAFLMIQLISVISFITWLNDCCQSEKYAKRCQYQVMVLSATAYVASISGIILMYIWYVPSLSCSLNILFITLTLVLLQLMILTSLHAKVKVGFLAPGLMGMYVVYLCWSAIRSEPQTEICNKKAEVATSADWLTIVSFVIAVLAIVIATFSTGIDSKCFQFKKTEAESEDDVPYGYGFFHFVFAMGAMYFAMLFVGWNAQNTMQKWTIDVGWASTWVRIVNEWVATLVYIWMLVAPLVWKSRRQADPV; encoded by the exons ATGACGAATACTGCCATGGAGGAGGATCCCCACAGTAATGTCAGCAGCAGCAGGGACAGGTACGCTGAGTTCATGAAGGACTCCTGCTGCGCCCGCTACTTCCTCGGGCCGAACCCCTCCATTGCGAGGTTCGTCTACGCTCTCATCTTCCTCGTCACCTGCCTCCTCGCGTGGACCGTTCGAGACTATGGCCGCAATGCCCTCTCCGAGCTCGAGA GACTCAAAGGTTGTCATGGTGCTCGATATTGTTTAGGCGCGGAAGGTGTACTCCGCGTAAGCTTTGGATGCTTC TTATTCTTCTTTGTCATGTTTCTGTCCACCATGGGGACGAAGAAACTAGAAGACTCTCGGAATTTGTGGCACTCCGAATGGTGGCCTGCCAAGATCATCATTTGGATTGTCTCCATGGTGGTACCATTCTTCATACCCTCTGCATTTATCCAGCTCTATG GGAAATTTGCACACTTTGGTGCAGG cgCATTTCTTATGATTCAGCTTATCAGCGTAATCAGTTTTATAACTTGGCTAAACGACTGCTGCCAATCTGAGAAATATGCAAAGAGATG CCAGTACCAAGTGATGGTTCTCTCAGCCACAGCATATGTTGCATCCATCTCAGGAATTATCTTGATGTATATCTGGTATGTGCCCAGTTTATCCTGCAGCCTCAATATCCTCTTTATCACCTTGACCCTGGTGCTTCTACAACTCATGATCCTCACATCATTGCATGCGAAG GTTAAAGTAGGATTTCTGGCACCAGGGCTGATGGGAATGTATGTTGTGTATCTTTGCTGGAGTGCAATCAGGAG TGAGCCACAGACAGAGATCTGCAATAAGAAAGCAGAAGTTGCGACAAGTGCAGATTGGCTTACTATTGTG AGCTTTGTTATTGCTGTCCTTGCAATAGTCATTGCAACATTTTCAACAGGGATAGACTCCAAATGCTTTCAG TTCAAGAAAACTGAAGCAGAGTCAGAAGATGATGTTCCCTATGGGTATGGCTTCTTTCATTTTGTCTTTGCTATGGGAGCAATGTACTTTGCCATGCTATTTGTGGGATGGAATGCACAAAACACCATGCAAAA GTGGACAATAGATGTTGGATGGGCCAGCACTTGGGTCAGAATTGTCAATGAATGGGTAGCAACACTTGTCTACA TATGGATGCTGGTTGCACCCCTTGTGTGGAAGAGCAGAAGGCAAGCAGATCCAGTATAG
- the LOC135678559 gene encoding uncharacterized protein LOC135678559 isoform X1, with protein MVGGGSRRDDGPLQISSTNVFAALETLKKKKKSDKLSKSKGPPKNQAREPEQQVFWAPTPLTVKSWADVDDDDDDYYATTAPPQAVWGLSEQQPKKEVVAAVEEELFSFAMHLPVYIWPCASTCTLEYKSWYWEVGKALGKLESESEDDGLDIGDDDVEEEPEHEPEVAVATEPIIEKPASVSVPSKDAERQLSKKELKKKEMEELDALLHELGISSKDSNAAQDETNDKKQPEQSGGGEKKENSGAPLEIKSSKKKKAKKEKSSKDTKEYLEQPADLNNNNNSPDEVVAEPEEEDASAVDVKERIKKVASMKKKKSNKEMDAAAKAAAIEAAARSARLAAAKKKEKSHYNQQPAR; from the exons ATGGTCGGAGGTGGAAGCAGGAGGGACGATGGGCCCTTGCAGATTAGTAGCACCAACGTTTTCGCGGCGCTCGAGAccctcaagaagaagaagaagtcggaCAAGTTGTCGAAGAGCAAGGGTCCGCCCAAGAACCAGGCGAGGGAGCCGGAGCAGCAGGTATTTTGGGCTCCGACGCCGTTGACGGTGAAATCTTGGGCTGatgtcgatgatgatgatgatgattactaCGCAACCACGGCACCACCTCAGGCTGTTTGGGGCTTGTCGGAACAGCAGCCCAAAAAGGAAGTTGTGGCAGCCGTAGAGGAG GAACTTTTCTCTTTTGCTATGCATTTACCTGTGTATATCTGGCCATGTGCATCAACTTGCACTCTTGAATATAAATCATGGTACTGGGAAGTAGGAAAAGCTCTGGGAAAGCTG GAAAGTGAAAGCGAAGATGATGGTCTTGATATCGGCGATGATGATGTTGAGGAGGAACCTGAACATGAACCTGAGGTTGCCGTTGCAACTGAACCAATTATCGAGAAACCTGCTTCTGTTTCAGTACCATCCAAAGATGCAGAACGGCAACTGTCAAAGAAGGAGCTTAAGAAAAAGGAAATGGAAGAACTTGATGCACTTCTGCATGAGCTAGGCATTTCCAGCAAAGATAGTAATGCTGCACAAGACGAGACGAATG ACAAGAAACAACCGGAGCAAAGTGGCGGTggagagaaaaaggaaaactCAGGTGCTCCTTTGGAGATCAAAagttcaaagaaaaagaaggccaaAAAGGAGAAATCTTCAAAGGACACCAAGGAATATTTGGAACAGCCTGCCGATctcaataacaataacaacagcCCGGACGAGGTGGTTGCTGAGCCtgaggaagaagatgcatctgcAGTTGATGTGAAGGAAAGGATAAAAAAGGTGGCttccatgaagaagaagaaatcaaataaaGAGATGGATGCTGCTGCAAAAGCTGCCGCCATCGAGGCAGCTGCAAGAAGTGCTAGGCTCGCTGCtgcaaagaagaaagagaagagtcACTACAATCAACAACCAGCACGGTGA
- the LOC135678559 gene encoding uncharacterized protein LOC135678559 isoform X2, whose amino-acid sequence MVGGGSRRDDGPLQISSTNVFAALETLKKKKKSDKLSKSKGPPKNQAREPEQQVFWAPTPLTVKSWADVDDDDDDYYATTAPPQAVWGLSEQQPKKEVVAAVEEESESEDDGLDIGDDDVEEEPEHEPEVAVATEPIIEKPASVSVPSKDAERQLSKKELKKKEMEELDALLHELGISSKDSNAAQDETNDKKQPEQSGGGEKKENSGAPLEIKSSKKKKAKKEKSSKDTKEYLEQPADLNNNNNSPDEVVAEPEEEDASAVDVKERIKKVASMKKKKSNKEMDAAAKAAAIEAAARSARLAAAKKKEKSHYNQQPAR is encoded by the exons ATGGTCGGAGGTGGAAGCAGGAGGGACGATGGGCCCTTGCAGATTAGTAGCACCAACGTTTTCGCGGCGCTCGAGAccctcaagaagaagaagaagtcggaCAAGTTGTCGAAGAGCAAGGGTCCGCCCAAGAACCAGGCGAGGGAGCCGGAGCAGCAGGTATTTTGGGCTCCGACGCCGTTGACGGTGAAATCTTGGGCTGatgtcgatgatgatgatgatgattactaCGCAACCACGGCACCACCTCAGGCTGTTTGGGGCTTGTCGGAACAGCAGCCCAAAAAGGAAGTTGTGGCAGCCGTAGAGGAG GAAAGTGAAAGCGAAGATGATGGTCTTGATATCGGCGATGATGATGTTGAGGAGGAACCTGAACATGAACCTGAGGTTGCCGTTGCAACTGAACCAATTATCGAGAAACCTGCTTCTGTTTCAGTACCATCCAAAGATGCAGAACGGCAACTGTCAAAGAAGGAGCTTAAGAAAAAGGAAATGGAAGAACTTGATGCACTTCTGCATGAGCTAGGCATTTCCAGCAAAGATAGTAATGCTGCACAAGACGAGACGAATG ACAAGAAACAACCGGAGCAAAGTGGCGGTggagagaaaaaggaaaactCAGGTGCTCCTTTGGAGATCAAAagttcaaagaaaaagaaggccaaAAAGGAGAAATCTTCAAAGGACACCAAGGAATATTTGGAACAGCCTGCCGATctcaataacaataacaacagcCCGGACGAGGTGGTTGCTGAGCCtgaggaagaagatgcatctgcAGTTGATGTGAAGGAAAGGATAAAAAAGGTGGCttccatgaagaagaagaaatcaaataaaGAGATGGATGCTGCTGCAAAAGCTGCCGCCATCGAGGCAGCTGCAAGAAGTGCTAGGCTCGCTGCtgcaaagaagaaagagaagagtcACTACAATCAACAACCAGCACGGTGA
- the LOC135678560 gene encoding E3 ubiquitin-protein ligase At1g63170-like isoform X2 — protein MDRAANLNGHEHVIDISQRNDASASVSARNDHGDSDGAYNEDRPSTSTLAPVSQLTPTSPNISNSINFSLPRRADNYGRRNRSPLNSGLWISVELVVNVSQIIAAIIVLSLSRHERPRTPLFAWIIGYTTGCCATLPHLYWRYIHRNSLISEQEPALYGQGTTRNSPPESSAYADISVTQDPEQENGHNSVPETRQTTVTSQRIHSLVDHFKMALDFFFAVWFVVGNVWVFGGHSSSHDAPNLYRLCIVFLAFSCIGYALPFILCAIICCCLPCIISIMGFREDINHGRGATQESINALPTYKFKTKRRKNRGDKEINLDNQGIGGILAAGTDKERIVSAEDAVCCICLAKYVDSEELRELPCTHFFHKECVDKWLKINALCPLCKTEVGDTTTSSRSSGIHITGNWGLV, from the exons ATGGATCGAGCAGCTAATTTGAATGGACATGAACATGTGATTGATATATCACAGCGCAATGATGCTTCAGCTTCCGTCTCTGCTCGAAATGACCATGGTGACTCAGATGGAGCATATAATGAAGATAGACCTTCGACAAGCACTTTGGCTCCTGTTTCTCAATTAACTCCAACATCACCAAATATTTCCAATTCAATAAATTTTTCTTTGCCAAGGAGAGCTGATAATTATGGCCGTCGAAATAGAAGTCCTTTGAACTCTGGTTTGTGGATTTCAGTTGAGCTTGTTGTTAATGTGAGTCAAATTATAGCAGCTATCATTGTGCTCTCCTTGTCAAGACATGAACGTCCCCGAACTCCATTATTTGCATGGATCATAGGTTACACAACAGGCTGTTGTGCTACACTTCCTCATCTTTATTGGCGTTATATTCATCGCAATAGTCTGATCTCTGAGCAAGAACCAGCACTTTATGGTCAGGGTACTACGCGTAACAGCCCTCCAGAATCTAGTGCTTATGCTGATATCTCTGTCACTCAAGATCCAGAGCAAGAAAATGGCCACAATTCAGTGCCAGAGACAAGGCAAACTACAGTAACTAGCCAAAG GATACATTCTCTAGTTGACCATTTTAAGATGGCATTGGATTTCTTTTTTGCTGTGTGGTTTGTTGTTGGGAATGTGTGGGTGTTTGGTGGGCACTCTTCTTCTCATGATGCCCCTAACCTGTACCG GTTATGCATCGTGTTCCTTGCATTTAGCTGTATTGGGTATGCTTTGCCTTTCATTCTATGTGCAATAATCTGTTGCTGCTTGCCTTGCATTATATCAATCATGGGCTTTAGAGAGGATATTAATCATGGTAGAGGTGCTACCCAAGAATCAATTAACGCATTGCCAACTTACAAGTTCAAAACAAAGAGGAGGAAAAATAGAGGCGACAAAGAAATTAACTTGGATAATCAAGGCATTGGTGGGATATTGGCTGCTGGGACTGATAAGGAGCGAATTGTTTCTGCCGAAGATGCT GTTTGTTGCATTTGCCTCGCAAAGTATGTGGACAGTGAGGAGCTCCGTGAGCTTCCATGCACCCATTTCTTCCACAAGGAGTGCGTCGATAAGTGGCTTAAGATAAATGCACTTTGTCCCCTCTGCAAAACCGAGGTGGGAGACACTACAACCTCAAGCAGAAGCTCAGGAATTCACATCACGGGAAACTGGGGGTTGGTGTAA
- the LOC135678560 gene encoding E3 ubiquitin-protein ligase At1g63170-like isoform X1, whose product MGETETEQRVGFGVQADRHSLLMDRAANLNGHEHVIDISQRNDASASVSARNDHGDSDGAYNEDRPSTSTLAPVSQLTPTSPNISNSINFSLPRRADNYGRRNRSPLNSGLWISVELVVNVSQIIAAIIVLSLSRHERPRTPLFAWIIGYTTGCCATLPHLYWRYIHRNSLISEQEPALYGQGTTRNSPPESSAYADISVTQDPEQENGHNSVPETRQTTVTSQRIHSLVDHFKMALDFFFAVWFVVGNVWVFGGHSSSHDAPNLYRLCIVFLAFSCIGYALPFILCAIICCCLPCIISIMGFREDINHGRGATQESINALPTYKFKTKRRKNRGDKEINLDNQGIGGILAAGTDKERIVSAEDAVCCICLAKYVDSEELRELPCTHFFHKECVDKWLKINALCPLCKTEVGDTTTSSRSSGIHITGNWGLV is encoded by the exons ATGGGGGAGACCGAGACCGAGCAGCGAGTGGGATTCGG GGTTCAAGCTGATAGACATTCTTTGCTGATGGATCGAGCAGCTAATTTGAATGGACATGAACATGTGATTGATATATCACAGCGCAATGATGCTTCAGCTTCCGTCTCTGCTCGAAATGACCATGGTGACTCAGATGGAGCATATAATGAAGATAGACCTTCGACAAGCACTTTGGCTCCTGTTTCTCAATTAACTCCAACATCACCAAATATTTCCAATTCAATAAATTTTTCTTTGCCAAGGAGAGCTGATAATTATGGCCGTCGAAATAGAAGTCCTTTGAACTCTGGTTTGTGGATTTCAGTTGAGCTTGTTGTTAATGTGAGTCAAATTATAGCAGCTATCATTGTGCTCTCCTTGTCAAGACATGAACGTCCCCGAACTCCATTATTTGCATGGATCATAGGTTACACAACAGGCTGTTGTGCTACACTTCCTCATCTTTATTGGCGTTATATTCATCGCAATAGTCTGATCTCTGAGCAAGAACCAGCACTTTATGGTCAGGGTACTACGCGTAACAGCCCTCCAGAATCTAGTGCTTATGCTGATATCTCTGTCACTCAAGATCCAGAGCAAGAAAATGGCCACAATTCAGTGCCAGAGACAAGGCAAACTACAGTAACTAGCCAAAG GATACATTCTCTAGTTGACCATTTTAAGATGGCATTGGATTTCTTTTTTGCTGTGTGGTTTGTTGTTGGGAATGTGTGGGTGTTTGGTGGGCACTCTTCTTCTCATGATGCCCCTAACCTGTACCG GTTATGCATCGTGTTCCTTGCATTTAGCTGTATTGGGTATGCTTTGCCTTTCATTCTATGTGCAATAATCTGTTGCTGCTTGCCTTGCATTATATCAATCATGGGCTTTAGAGAGGATATTAATCATGGTAGAGGTGCTACCCAAGAATCAATTAACGCATTGCCAACTTACAAGTTCAAAACAAAGAGGAGGAAAAATAGAGGCGACAAAGAAATTAACTTGGATAATCAAGGCATTGGTGGGATATTGGCTGCTGGGACTGATAAGGAGCGAATTGTTTCTGCCGAAGATGCT GTTTGTTGCATTTGCCTCGCAAAGTATGTGGACAGTGAGGAGCTCCGTGAGCTTCCATGCACCCATTTCTTCCACAAGGAGTGCGTCGATAAGTGGCTTAAGATAAATGCACTTTGTCCCCTCTGCAAAACCGAGGTGGGAGACACTACAACCTCAAGCAGAAGCTCAGGAATTCACATCACGGGAAACTGGGGGTTGGTGTAA
- the LOC135678560 gene encoding E3 ubiquitin-protein ligase At1g63170-like isoform X3 produces the protein MGETETEQRVGFGVQADRHSLLMDRAANLNGHEHVIDISQRNDASASVSARNDHGDSDGAYNEDRPSTSTLAPVSQLTPTSPNISNSINFSLPRRADNYGRRNRSPLNSGLWISVELVVNVSQIIAAIIVLSLSRHERPRTPLFAWIIGYTTGCCATLPHLYWRYIHRNSLISEQEPALYGQGTTRNSPPESSAYADISVTQDPEQENGHNSVPETRQTTVTSQRIHSLVDHFKMALDFFFAVWFVVGNVWVFGGHSSSHDAPNLYRLCIVFLAFSCIGYALPFILCAIICCCLPCIISIMGFREDINHGRGATQESINALPTYKFKTKRRKNRGDKEINLDNQGIGGILAAGTDKERIVSAEDAIAETFFPHGGCLSYVEKSLQCGGLLHLPRKVCGQ, from the exons ATGGGGGAGACCGAGACCGAGCAGCGAGTGGGATTCGG GGTTCAAGCTGATAGACATTCTTTGCTGATGGATCGAGCAGCTAATTTGAATGGACATGAACATGTGATTGATATATCACAGCGCAATGATGCTTCAGCTTCCGTCTCTGCTCGAAATGACCATGGTGACTCAGATGGAGCATATAATGAAGATAGACCTTCGACAAGCACTTTGGCTCCTGTTTCTCAATTAACTCCAACATCACCAAATATTTCCAATTCAATAAATTTTTCTTTGCCAAGGAGAGCTGATAATTATGGCCGTCGAAATAGAAGTCCTTTGAACTCTGGTTTGTGGATTTCAGTTGAGCTTGTTGTTAATGTGAGTCAAATTATAGCAGCTATCATTGTGCTCTCCTTGTCAAGACATGAACGTCCCCGAACTCCATTATTTGCATGGATCATAGGTTACACAACAGGCTGTTGTGCTACACTTCCTCATCTTTATTGGCGTTATATTCATCGCAATAGTCTGATCTCTGAGCAAGAACCAGCACTTTATGGTCAGGGTACTACGCGTAACAGCCCTCCAGAATCTAGTGCTTATGCTGATATCTCTGTCACTCAAGATCCAGAGCAAGAAAATGGCCACAATTCAGTGCCAGAGACAAGGCAAACTACAGTAACTAGCCAAAG GATACATTCTCTAGTTGACCATTTTAAGATGGCATTGGATTTCTTTTTTGCTGTGTGGTTTGTTGTTGGGAATGTGTGGGTGTTTGGTGGGCACTCTTCTTCTCATGATGCCCCTAACCTGTACCG GTTATGCATCGTGTTCCTTGCATTTAGCTGTATTGGGTATGCTTTGCCTTTCATTCTATGTGCAATAATCTGTTGCTGCTTGCCTTGCATTATATCAATCATGGGCTTTAGAGAGGATATTAATCATGGTAGAGGTGCTACCCAAGAATCAATTAACGCATTGCCAACTTACAAGTTCAAAACAAAGAGGAGGAAAAATAGAGGCGACAAAGAAATTAACTTGGATAATCAAGGCATTGGTGGGATATTGGCTGCTGGGACTGATAAGGAGCGAATTGTTTCTGCCGAAGATGCT ATTGCTGAAACATTCTTTCCACATGGAGGTTGCCTATCGTACGTGGAGAAATCTCTGCAATGTGGAG GTTTGTTGCATTTGCCTCGCAAAGTATGTGGACAGTGA